Proteins encoded by one window of Archaeoglobus veneficus SNP6:
- a CDS encoding SAP domain-containing protein, with the protein MVKLTRKNAAEFLSELKKDELKEIASMYGLPVSGTKDELVSRILSNAKLSDLAKILEVKPESKQKEDVKPQAKQKKQDPEIDASKFFKEIVKLLKKITPPKVKNEDELELYVLGLLQGKFASRKIEVVPQTIAVSRGKTTQPDIVVGGAVAVELKYIKGADDSDRGIGQAVKYASTYPYVVLYYYDPQKRSHHSKSALGKNIELVVYPK; encoded by the coding sequence ATGGTAAAATTAACTCGCAAAAATGCGGCGGAATTCCTTTCTGAACTGAAGAAGGATGAACTAAAAGAAATTGCAAGTATGTATGGACTCCCCGTATCAGGAACTAAAGACGAACTCGTCAGCCGAATTCTTTCAAATGCCAAACTGTCCGATCTTGCCAAAATACTGGAGGTAAAACCTGAATCAAAGCAAAAGGAGGACGTTAAGCCACAGGCAAAACAAAAAAAGCAAGATCCGGAAATAGATGCCTCAAAGTTCTTCAAAGAGATAGTCAAGCTCCTCAAAAAAATAACACCACCTAAGGTAAAAAACGAGGACGAACTCGAACTGTACGTTCTTGGGCTTTTGCAGGGGAAGTTTGCCAGCAGGAAGATAGAGGTAGTGCCTCAAACAATTGCTGTCTCAAGAGGGAAAACGACGCAGCCCGACATCGTCGTCGGAGGGGCTGTGGCGGTCGAGCTGAAGTACATAAAAGGGGCTGATGATTCAGACAGAGGGATTGGACAGGCAGTCAAGTATGCGAGTACATATCCGTATGTGGTTCTCTACTACTACGATCCTCAAAAGAGGAGCCATCATAGCAAGTCTGCATTGGGGAAGAACATTGAGTTGGTTGTATATCCAAAGTGA
- the acs gene encoding acetate--CoA ligase, with the protein MSNSKEFSPGEIYEPSEETRKYAWVNNERIYEMAQDYLTFWDEVAKNDVEWFEPYEDVLDDSNAPFYRWFVGGKINITHNCLDRHIKLKGDKTAIIWQGEPENEKEKITYHELYQRVCRFANALRTLGVEEEEDVVTIYMGMVPELPIAMLACARIGAIHSVVFGGFSSKALRDRINDAESKVVVTMDGYYRRGKVVETKRIVDEALENAPSVESVVVLERTGNDVNMVEGRDVWWHELEEGLPDKCECRPLDSEHTLFILYTSGTTGKPKGVLHVHGGYNVGTHITTKWVFDLKDRDIFWCTADIGWITGHSYVVYGPLSVGATVLMYEGAPDHPQPDRWWSIIEQYGVTILYTAPTAIRYFMKLGEEWPKKHDLSSLRLLGTVGETIDPKAWKWYYKHIGNERCPIVDTWWQTETGMIMITPLPGITKLKPGSATLPFPGIEVDIRDEKGYSADSGELVITNPWPAMFRTLWGEPERFAKQYWRSNGGLIYYTGDGARKDENGYYWIIGRIDEVLKVSGHRLGSAEIEGALISHEAVSEAAVVGKPHEIKGETPVAFVVLKTGYEPSVELEEDLKKHVRNEIGAIAVPEGIYFVEQLPKTRSGKIMRRILLAIEKGEEVGDITTLEDVTVVEKIKEVMMARKTEQ; encoded by the coding sequence ATGAGCAATTCAAAAGAATTTTCCCCAGGCGAGATATATGAGCCATCAGAAGAAACCAGAAAGTATGCGTGGGTTAACAACGAAAGAATCTACGAAATGGCTCAAGATTATCTTACATTTTGGGATGAGGTTGCAAAGAATGACGTTGAATGGTTTGAGCCCTATGAGGACGTGCTCGATGACAGCAACGCTCCGTTTTACAGATGGTTTGTTGGTGGGAAGATCAACATAACCCACAACTGCCTGGACCGGCACATCAAGTTGAAAGGAGACAAAACAGCAATAATATGGCAGGGAGAACCTGAAAACGAGAAAGAGAAGATAACTTACCACGAGCTCTATCAGAGAGTTTGCAGATTCGCCAATGCCCTCAGAACGCTTGGAGTTGAGGAGGAGGAGGACGTTGTTACGATCTACATGGGAATGGTTCCCGAGTTGCCCATTGCGATGCTCGCATGCGCCAGAATTGGCGCCATCCACAGCGTAGTTTTTGGTGGATTCTCCTCGAAGGCTCTAAGAGACAGGATAAACGACGCCGAGTCTAAAGTGGTAGTTACGATGGATGGTTACTACAGAAGGGGCAAGGTTGTTGAGACCAAGCGCATCGTTGATGAGGCGTTGGAAAATGCACCGAGCGTTGAGAGCGTCGTCGTATTGGAGAGAACCGGCAATGATGTGAATATGGTTGAAGGCAGGGACGTCTGGTGGCATGAACTGGAAGAAGGTCTTCCCGACAAATGTGAGTGCAGACCTCTTGACAGCGAACATACGTTGTTCATACTCTACACATCTGGCACAACAGGCAAGCCGAAGGGTGTTCTTCACGTTCATGGAGGTTACAACGTTGGCACACACATCACGACGAAGTGGGTTTTCGATTTGAAAGACAGGGACATATTCTGGTGTACTGCTGATATAGGCTGGATTACTGGCCACAGCTACGTTGTCTATGGACCTCTTTCAGTCGGCGCGACCGTTTTAATGTATGAGGGAGCCCCAGACCACCCGCAGCCGGACAGATGGTGGAGTATAATTGAGCAGTACGGTGTAACTATTCTCTACACCGCTCCCACTGCAATACGCTACTTCATGAAACTTGGCGAGGAGTGGCCAAAGAAACACGATCTATCCTCGTTGCGTCTGCTTGGAACAGTCGGAGAAACTATAGACCCCAAAGCTTGGAAGTGGTACTACAAGCACATAGGAAACGAGCGCTGCCCAATCGTCGACACATGGTGGCAGACAGAAACGGGCATGATTATGATAACTCCCCTACCAGGAATTACGAAGCTCAAGCCCGGTTCTGCAACGCTGCCCTTCCCTGGCATTGAAGTAGACATACGCGATGAGAAAGGGTATTCAGCAGACAGTGGAGAACTCGTGATAACGAATCCGTGGCCAGCAATGTTCAGAACCCTATGGGGTGAGCCAGAAAGATTTGCCAAACAATACTGGCGGTCAAATGGTGGACTCATCTACTATACAGGGGATGGAGCAAGGAAGGATGAAAACGGATACTACTGGATAATTGGGAGGATTGATGAGGTTTTGAAGGTCAGCGGTCACAGACTTGGAAGTGCTGAAATCGAAGGCGCACTCATATCTCACGAGGCTGTAAGTGAGGCGGCCGTCGTTGGTAAGCCCCACGAAATCAAGGGGGAGACGCCAGTCGCATTTGTTGTCCTTAAGACGGGCTACGAGCCAAGCGTCGAACTTGAAGAAGATCTCAAGAAGCATGTTAGAAACGAAATAGGTGCAATAGCTGTACCAGAGGGGATATACTTTGTTGAACAGCTTCCAAAAACGAGAAGCGGAAAGATAATGCGCAGGATTCTACTTGCCATCGAGAAGGGCGAGGAGGTAGGCGACATCACAACCCTTGAAGACGTTACGGTTGTTGAGAAGATTAAGGAGGTTATGATGGCGAGAAAAACTGAACAATGA
- a CDS encoding nucleotidyltransferase domain-containing protein, with product MNIWKLFSTRERFDTLRHALEKEKVSVEELARELNLSKGFVSQFLRILEDEGLLRRDDRKYTVKDTAITRTLKTFINTVTLHEILMKYKKDWMVSLGVYGSFASGKNKEDSDVDVWVKVSKHPGEKEIAKVERELSDELGKRVHMLVLTPERLERLKKDDFIFYCELRHSVVIWGEGIE from the coding sequence ATGAACATCTGGAAGTTGTTTTCAACGAGGGAAAGATTCGACACGCTCAGGCATGCACTCGAAAAGGAGAAAGTGAGCGTTGAAGAACTGGCGAGAGAACTAAATCTGAGCAAAGGTTTCGTTTCTCAATTCCTCAGAATTCTTGAGGATGAAGGATTGCTGAGAAGAGATGATAGAAAGTACACTGTTAAAGATACGGCCATAACGAGGACTCTAAAGACGTTTATCAATACTGTCACACTCCACGAAATCTTAATGAAATACAAGAAGGACTGGATGGTGAGCTTAGGAGTTTACGGCAGTTTTGCTTCGGGAAAAAACAAGGAGGACAGCGATGTTGATGTCTGGGTTAAAGTATCGAAGCATCCGGGAGAAAAAGAGATTGCAAAGGTCGAGAGAGAACTTTCAGATGAGCTCGGAAAAAGAGTGCATATGCTGGTACTCACACCAGAACGGCTGGAAAGACTGAAAAAAGATGATTTTATCTTCTACTGCGAACTGAGGCATTCTGTAGTGATCTGGGGTGAAGGAATTGAGTGA
- a CDS encoding amino acid ABC transporter ATP-binding protein, whose protein sequence is MSLLKIINLHKRFGDLHVLKGINMEVEKGEVVVIIGPSGSGKSTLLRCINRLEEPTEGKIILDDIEVTNPKADLNRIRQRIGMVFQQFNLFPHLTALQNVTLAPIKVKKMPKEEAEELGMRLLEKVGLADKADYYPSQLSGGQQQRVAIARALAMNPEVMLFDEVTSALDPELVKEVLDVMKQLAKDGMTMLVVTHEMGFAREVGDRVIFMDQGVIIEEGKPEQIFTNPQHERTRKFLSMIL, encoded by the coding sequence ATGAGCTTGCTTAAAATCATCAACCTGCACAAGAGGTTTGGAGACCTTCACGTGCTCAAGGGAATAAACATGGAAGTAGAGAAGGGAGAAGTCGTCGTCATCATAGGCCCTTCGGGCAGCGGCAAATCAACGCTGTTGAGGTGCATAAACAGGCTTGAGGAGCCAACGGAAGGGAAGATAATCCTCGACGACATCGAGGTTACGAACCCCAAGGCCGACCTGAATAGGATACGGCAGCGAATAGGGATGGTCTTCCAGCAGTTCAACCTGTTCCCCCACCTTACTGCATTGCAGAACGTTACACTTGCGCCGATAAAGGTAAAGAAGATGCCAAAGGAGGAAGCAGAGGAGCTCGGCATGAGGCTGCTTGAGAAAGTGGGGCTTGCGGACAAGGCAGACTACTACCCATCGCAGCTGAGTGGTGGGCAGCAGCAGAGAGTTGCCATAGCAAGAGCTTTGGCGATGAATCCCGAAGTGATGCTTTTCGACGAGGTTACCTCAGCCCTCGACCCAGAGCTTGTCAAGGAAGTGCTGGATGTCATGAAGCAACTTGCAAAGGATGGAATGACCATGCTTGTGGTAACTCACGAGATGGGGTTTGCAAGAGAAGTTGGCGACAGGGTTATCTTCATGGATCAGGGAGTCATCATTGAAGAAGGGAAGCCGGAGCAGATATTTACGAATCCACAGCATGAGAGGACGAGGAAGTTCCTCAGTATGATTCTTTGA
- a CDS encoding amino acid ABC transporter permease, producing MTGISQFDPELFVKILPNLAYGAFVTVKLTSISTLLGLIFGTILGLGRISKNPLIFGLSTSYVEFIRGTPLLVQIMIVYYGLPAVGINLPPEPAGILALTLNSGAYIAEIIRAGIQSVPKGQMEAARSLGMSYFQAMRYVVFPQAFRNILPALGNEFIALLKDSSLLSVIAIAELTRVGKQIYSTTFNAWTPLLGVALFYLMMTLPLSRLVNYAQKRLGGHELA from the coding sequence ATGACGGGAATAAGCCAGTTTGATCCAGAACTTTTCGTCAAGATTCTGCCCAATTTGGCTTATGGAGCATTTGTAACGGTGAAATTAACTTCTATATCCACGCTCCTCGGTCTCATCTTCGGAACGATACTGGGACTGGGGAGAATCTCAAAAAATCCGCTCATTTTTGGACTATCCACATCATACGTTGAGTTCATAAGGGGCACGCCCCTGCTCGTTCAGATAATGATAGTTTACTACGGTCTGCCTGCTGTAGGGATAAACCTCCCGCCAGAGCCGGCGGGCATTCTGGCTTTAACGCTGAACAGCGGTGCATACATTGCCGAGATAATAAGGGCTGGCATACAGAGCGTGCCGAAAGGGCAGATGGAAGCCGCTCGCTCACTGGGAATGAGCTACTTCCAGGCCATGCGCTACGTTGTGTTCCCGCAGGCATTCAGAAACATTCTGCCCGCCCTCGGCAACGAGTTCATTGCCCTGCTGAAGGATTCTTCGCTGCTCTCGGTGATAGCAATCGCAGAGCTTACAAGAGTTGGTAAGCAGATATACTCCACCACATTCAACGCCTGGACACCCTTACTGGGCGTAGCGTTATTCTACCTGATGATGACTTTACCATTGAGCAGACTCGTGAACTACGCGCAGAAGAGGCTTGGTGGCCATGAGCTTGCTTAA
- a CDS encoding basic amino acid ABC transporter substrate-binding protein — MKKILALIGILLIAAFVAGCAQKEEVKPTPAPEATVTPEETPAYKLVKPGVLTVGMDATYPPFEYINETTDEFEGFDVDLMKEIGKRLGLEVEFVNVAWEGIIPGLVAHKYDCICSAMTITEERKKQIDFSDPYFEAWQVIVVRADCTDITKPEDLAGKVVGVQIGTTGQFVAEDLVKSGINFEIKTYDTTPDALLDLKNGNIDAVIIDNGVAEKAIKNNPDVYKTVGGKLSYEEYGIAVAKDNPELLKAINQALKEVKEDGTYDKIYQKWFGE, encoded by the coding sequence ATGAAAAAGATTCTGGCTCTGATAGGGATTCTCCTTATAGCCGCCTTCGTTGCGGGATGTGCGCAGAAGGAAGAGGTAAAACCAACACCAGCGCCAGAGGCGACTGTAACTCCTGAAGAGACACCGGCGTACAAGCTCGTAAAGCCCGGAGTGCTCACGGTAGGAATGGACGCAACGTATCCGCCGTTCGAGTACATTAACGAGACTACGGATGAATTTGAGGGATTCGACGTTGATTTGATGAAGGAAATCGGAAAGAGACTCGGCCTCGAAGTTGAGTTCGTCAACGTCGCCTGGGAGGGTATAATACCCGGACTCGTTGCCCACAAGTACGACTGCATCTGTTCCGCAATGACGATTACTGAGGAGAGAAAGAAGCAGATTGACTTCAGTGACCCGTACTTTGAAGCTTGGCAGGTTATAGTTGTCAGGGCAGACTGCACGGACATAACCAAGCCCGAAGACCTCGCAGGCAAGGTAGTTGGTGTGCAGATCGGAACCACAGGCCAGTTCGTTGCAGAAGACCTCGTCAAGAGCGGAATAAACTTTGAGATCAAGACTTACGACACAACGCCCGATGCGCTGCTCGACCTGAAGAACGGCAACATCGATGCAGTGATAATCGACAACGGTGTTGCAGAGAAGGCGATAAAGAACAACCCGGACGTGTACAAGACAGTTGGAGGCAAGCTGAGCTACGAGGAGTACGGCATAGCTGTTGCGAAAGACAACCCGGAGCTTCTCAAAGCAATCAACCAGGCTCTGAAGGAAGTCAAAGAGGACGGAACCTACGACAAGATCTACCAGAAGTGGTTTGGCGAATAA